Proteins from a genomic interval of Xanthomonas sp. AM6:
- a CDS encoding OmpA family protein, with protein MNKKILTAALLGGLAVAQAASAQEFDDRWYLTGSAGFNFQNNDRGTNDAPFVTLGLGKFVSPNWSIDGELNYQNPNFDDNQDLNWSQYGISFDLRRHFIQEGRGWNPYLLFGLGYQRSEEEFDTGAAVSPGQRKDGNFAAKAGVGLQTTFDKRVAVRAEVAYRADFDDQSINPALAGEDKDWFGDVLASVGVVIPLGPPPSAPVAAPAPTAAPSCADMDDDGDGVNNCDDKCPASQPGQTIGPDGCPVPVSIDLKGVNFDFNKSTLRPDAIAILSEATEILKRYPDLKVEVAGHTDSKGTDAYNQKLSERRATAVYDYLTKNGVDASRLVGPIGYGESRPIAPNTNPDGSDNPEGRAKNRRTELNVQN; from the coding sequence ATGAACAAGAAAATTCTCACCGCCGCGTTGCTGGGCGGTCTGGCCGTCGCCCAGGCAGCGTCCGCACAGGAATTCGACGACCGCTGGTACCTGACCGGTTCGGCTGGTTTCAACTTCCAGAACAATGATCGCGGCACCAACGATGCCCCGTTCGTCACCCTGGGCCTGGGCAAGTTCGTCAGCCCCAACTGGTCGATCGACGGTGAGCTGAACTATCAGAACCCGAACTTCGACGACAACCAGGACCTGAACTGGAGCCAGTACGGCATCTCGTTCGACCTGCGTCGCCACTTCATCCAGGAAGGCCGCGGCTGGAACCCGTACCTGCTGTTCGGCCTGGGCTACCAGCGCTCGGAAGAAGAGTTCGACACCGGCGCCGCCGTGTCCCCGGGCCAGCGCAAGGACGGCAACTTCGCCGCCAAGGCCGGCGTCGGCCTGCAGACCACCTTCGACAAGCGCGTTGCCGTGCGTGCCGAAGTGGCCTACCGCGCTGACTTCGACGACCAGAGCATCAACCCGGCCCTGGCCGGCGAAGACAAGGACTGGTTCGGCGACGTGCTGGCCTCGGTCGGCGTCGTGATCCCGCTCGGCCCGCCGCCGTCGGCTCCGGTTGCCGCTCCGGCTCCGACCGCTGCCCCGAGCTGCGCGGACATGGATGACGACGGCGACGGCGTCAACAACTGCGACGACAAGTGCCCGGCTTCGCAGCCTGGCCAGACCATCGGTCCGGACGGTTGCCCGGTGCCGGTGTCGATCGACCTGAAGGGCGTGAACTTCGACTTCAACAAGTCGACCCTGCGTCCGGACGCGATCGCGATCCTGAGCGAGGCCACCGAGATCCTGAAGCGTTACCCCGACCTGAAGGTCGAGGTCGCCGGTCACACCGACTCGAAGGGTACCGACGCCTACAACCAGAAGCTGTCGGAGCGTCGCGCGACTGCGGTGTACGACTACCTGACCAAGAACGGCGTGGACGCTTCGCGTCTGGTCGGTCCGATCGGCTACGGCGAGAGCCGCCCGATCGCGCCGAACACCAACCCGGATGGTTCGGACAATCCGGAAGGCCGTGCGAAGAACCGTCGTACCGAGCTGAACGTCCAGAACTGA
- a CDS encoding LysR family transcriptional regulator, with product MDRIGDIALFLRVLDLGSISAAARSLDLSVAVASQRLKRLERDLGVRLLHRTTRRLHPTPEGLQLAEQGRALVEDLESLAGGLRAAGHAAAGTLRVTMSASFGRQYVSPLLPQFMALHPQVRLSVHLSDNVVDLVSEGFDLAIRIGALRDSSLVARRLAGNRRLLCASPDYLRRHGEPATAADLATHACLLLTGAEGRQDTWRLHGAEGEVAVRVRGPLESNFGEVLRDAALNGQGIALHSVWHVAEDLRRGRLRQVLPQYAIAETGIYAVMPQRRLVPPRVRAFVEFMQVQLADPPPWERPG from the coding sequence GTGGACCGGATCGGCGACATCGCCCTGTTCCTGCGCGTGCTCGACCTGGGCTCGATCAGCGCCGCCGCGCGCAGCCTGGACCTGTCGGTGGCGGTCGCCAGCCAGCGCCTGAAGCGGCTGGAGCGCGACCTCGGCGTGCGCCTGCTGCACCGGACCACGCGGCGCCTGCATCCCACGCCCGAAGGACTGCAGCTGGCCGAGCAGGGGCGCGCGCTGGTCGAGGACCTGGAGTCGCTGGCCGGCGGCCTGCGCGCCGCCGGCCACGCCGCCGCCGGCACCTTGCGGGTGACGATGTCGGCCTCGTTCGGGCGCCAGTACGTGTCGCCGCTGCTGCCGCAGTTCATGGCCCTGCACCCGCAGGTGCGGCTGAGCGTGCACCTGAGCGACAACGTGGTCGACCTAGTCAGCGAAGGCTTCGACCTGGCGATCCGGATCGGCGCGCTGCGCGATTCCAGCCTGGTGGCGCGGCGCCTGGCCGGCAACCGCCGCCTGCTGTGCGCGTCTCCCGACTACCTGCGCCGCCACGGCGAACCGGCGACCGCGGCGGACCTGGCCACGCACGCCTGCCTGCTGCTGACCGGCGCCGAGGGCCGCCAGGACACCTGGCGCCTGCACGGCGCCGAGGGCGAGGTGGCGGTCCGGGTGCGCGGTCCGCTGGAGTCCAACTTCGGCGAGGTGCTGCGCGATGCGGCGCTGAACGGCCAGGGCATCGCCCTGCACTCGGTGTGGCACGTGGCCGAGGACCTGCGCCGCGGGCGCCTGCGCCAGGTGCTGCCGCAGTACGCGATCGCCGAGACCGGCATCTACGCGGTGATGCCGCAGCGCCGGCTGGTGCCGCCGCGGGTGCGCGCCTTCGTCGAGTTCATGCAGGTTCAGCTGGCCGACCCGCCGCCCTGGGAGCGCCCGGGCTGA
- a CDS encoding MFS transporter: MSPSPALSPAAAPPPRRPLALFALTAGAFGIGTTEFVIMGLLLQVAADLQVSVPAAGLLISGYALGVFVGAPLLTVASRRWPRKRVLVALMLVFTAGNLACALAPDYATLMAARVVTSLAHGTFFGVGAVVATGLVAPQRKASAIATMFTGLTVATLLGVPAGAWLGLQFGWRATFWAVAAIGLLATVVIAALVPASGDAAPATPLRAELRAVGRAPVLLGLATTVLGYAGVFTVYTYIQPILTRVTGLGEGAVSPLLLVFGVGMIAGNLLGGRLADRHPRQALPLTLGLLAMVLAALAFALRSAPAMVLLVGLLGVAAFATVAPLQLWVLGKAGDAGRHLASSLNIGAFNLGNALGAGLGGLVIGHGGTLAQLPWAAALVTAAGLAVALLALRLSPAPAPEPAAVAACAAGGAA, encoded by the coding sequence ATGTCCCCCTCCCCCGCGCTTTCGCCCGCCGCCGCGCCGCCGCCGCGGCGGCCGCTGGCCCTGTTCGCGCTGACCGCCGGCGCGTTCGGCATCGGCACCACCGAGTTCGTGATCATGGGCCTGCTGCTGCAGGTCGCGGCCGACCTGCAGGTCAGCGTGCCGGCCGCCGGGCTGCTGATTTCCGGCTACGCGCTGGGCGTGTTCGTCGGCGCGCCGCTGCTGACCGTGGCCAGCCGGCGCTGGCCGCGCAAGCGGGTGCTGGTGGCGCTGATGCTGGTGTTCACCGCCGGCAACCTGGCCTGCGCGCTGGCGCCGGACTACGCCACGCTGATGGCGGCGCGGGTGGTCACTTCGCTGGCGCACGGCACCTTCTTCGGCGTCGGCGCGGTGGTCGCCACCGGCCTGGTGGCACCGCAGCGCAAGGCCTCGGCGATCGCGACCATGTTCACCGGGCTGACCGTCGCCACCCTGCTCGGGGTGCCGGCCGGCGCCTGGCTGGGCCTGCAGTTCGGCTGGCGCGCGACGTTCTGGGCGGTGGCCGCGATCGGCCTGCTGGCCACCGTGGTGATCGCCGCGCTGGTGCCGGCCAGCGGCGACGCCGCGCCCGCCACGCCGCTGCGCGCGGAACTGCGCGCGGTCGGCCGCGCGCCGGTGCTGCTCGGGCTGGCGACGACGGTGCTCGGCTATGCCGGCGTGTTCACCGTCTACACCTACATCCAACCGATCCTGACCCGGGTCACCGGCCTGGGCGAGGGCGCGGTCTCGCCGCTGCTGCTGGTGTTCGGGGTCGGCATGATCGCCGGCAACCTGCTCGGCGGGCGCCTGGCCGACCGCCATCCGCGGCAGGCGCTGCCGCTGACCCTCGGGCTGCTGGCGATGGTGCTGGCGGCATTGGCCTTCGCGCTGCGCTCGGCGCCGGCGATGGTGCTGCTGGTCGGCCTGCTCGGGGTGGCCGCGTTCGCCACGGTGGCGCCGCTGCAGCTGTGGGTGCTGGGCAAGGCCGGCGATGCCGGCCGGCACCTGGCGTCGAGCCTGAACATCGGCGCGTTCAACCTGGGCAATGCGCTGGGCGCCGGCCTCGGCGGGCTGGTGATTGGCCACGGCGGCACCCTGGCGCAATTGCCGTGGGCGGCGGCGCTGGTCACCGCGGCCGGCCTGGCGGTGGCCTTGCTGGCGCTGCGCCTGTCGCCCGCGCCTGCGCCGGAACCTGCAGCGGTGGCGGCATGCGCCGCGGGCGGTGCGGCATGA
- a CDS encoding SGNH/GDSL hydrolase family protein: protein MNGQLRRAALATTLLGALALPAGAAERDWIATWQASPQPLWAADFPFPTQTPFNLWRQTVRQVARISLGGDEVRVELSNAYGREPLHIGAARLALAGDGAATVPGSDRELRFGGQRAVTIPAGAPVLSDPVALRVPDLARLSVSLYLPQPTAPSTFHWEGLQSAWLAPGERTADAALGDAAALPVRLFVSGIQVRRADAAGAVVALGDSITDGAASTAGRDQRWPDHLATRLAGQRVAVLNAGISGGRVLRDRMGSNALARLDRDVLAQPGVRTLVLLIGINDISWYATPFAPDDAPVSAQELIAGYRQLLQRAQARGLRVIGATLTPFEGALPDTPIAGYYSADKERVRQQVNAWIRNGNGFDAIIDFDALLRDPAHPTRMLPAFDSGDHLHPGDAGYAAMAEAAARVLGDPAATPAASASPR from the coding sequence ATGAACGGCCAGCTGCGCCGGGCCGCGCTGGCCACGACCCTGCTGGGCGCGCTCGCGTTGCCGGCGGGCGCCGCCGAGCGCGACTGGATCGCGACCTGGCAGGCCAGCCCGCAGCCGCTGTGGGCGGCGGACTTCCCGTTTCCGACCCAGACCCCGTTCAACCTGTGGCGGCAGACCGTGCGCCAGGTGGCGCGGATCAGCCTGGGCGGCGACGAAGTGCGCGTGGAGCTGTCCAACGCCTATGGACGCGAACCGCTGCACATCGGCGCCGCACGCCTGGCGCTGGCCGGCGACGGCGCGGCGACCGTGCCCGGCTCGGACCGCGAGCTGCGGTTCGGCGGGCAGCGCGCGGTGACCATTCCGGCCGGCGCGCCGGTGCTCAGCGATCCGGTCGCGCTGCGCGTGCCGGACCTGGCCCGGCTCAGCGTCAGCCTGTACCTGCCGCAGCCGACCGCACCGTCCACCTTCCATTGGGAAGGCCTGCAAAGCGCCTGGCTGGCGCCGGGCGAGCGCACCGCGGACGCCGCCCTGGGCGACGCCGCCGCGCTGCCGGTACGCCTGTTCGTCAGCGGCATCCAGGTGCGCCGCGCCGATGCCGCCGGCGCGGTGGTGGCGCTGGGCGATTCGATCACCGATGGCGCCGCCTCCACCGCGGGCCGCGACCAGCGCTGGCCGGACCACCTCGCCACGCGGCTGGCAGGCCAGCGCGTGGCGGTGCTCAACGCCGGCATCTCCGGCGGCCGCGTGCTGCGCGACCGCATGGGCAGCAACGCGCTGGCGCGGCTGGACCGCGACGTGCTGGCGCAACCGGGCGTACGCACATTGGTGCTGCTGATCGGCATCAACGACATCAGCTGGTACGCCACGCCGTTCGCGCCGGACGATGCGCCCGTCTCCGCGCAGGAGCTGATCGCCGGCTACCGCCAGTTGCTGCAGCGCGCGCAGGCGCGCGGCCTGCGCGTGATCGGCGCCACGCTGACCCCGTTCGAGGGCGCGTTGCCGGACACGCCGATCGCCGGCTACTACAGCGCCGACAAGGAACGCGTGCGCCAGCAGGTCAATGCGTGGATACGAAATGGCAACGGTTTCGATGCGATCATCGATTTCGACGCCCTGCTCCGCGACCCCGCACACCCCACCCGCATGCTGCCCGCGTTCGATTCCGGCGATCACCTGCACCCCGGCGACGCCGGCTACGCCGCCATGGCCGAAGCCGCCGCGCGCGTGCTCGGCGATCCGGCCGCCACGCCCGCCGCGTCCGCTTCGCCACGCTGA
- a CDS encoding aldo/keto reductase, which produces MEYRHLGASGFKVPVLSFGTGTFAGSDDFFASWGNSDVDQARRLIDICLEAGVNLFDSADIYSGGAAESVLGAAIKGRRDQVLISTKATFRFDRDDPNSVGSSRFHLVRAVEAALKRLGTDYIDLFQLHGFDAKTPVEETLSTLDDLVRAGKLRYLGVSNFSGWHLMKSLAVSDRYGWSRYVANQAYYSLIGRDYEEELMPLGLDQGVGAVVWSPLGWGRLTGKIRRGQPLPDSSRLHNSKVTEAGPPVEDERLYRVVDALDAIAAETGKSVPQIALNWLLQRPTVSSVIIGARNEEQLRQNLGAVGWNLDAAQMQRLDAASAAVPAYPYWHQRGFAERNPRPV; this is translated from the coding sequence ATGGAATACCGTCATCTCGGCGCCTCCGGCTTCAAGGTCCCCGTGCTCAGCTTCGGCACCGGCACCTTCGCCGGCTCGGACGATTTCTTCGCCTCCTGGGGCAACTCGGACGTGGACCAGGCGCGGCGCCTGATCGACATCTGTCTGGAAGCCGGCGTCAACCTGTTCGACAGCGCCGACATCTATTCCGGCGGCGCCGCCGAGTCGGTGCTGGGCGCGGCGATCAAGGGCCGCCGCGACCAGGTGCTGATCTCGACCAAGGCCACGTTCCGCTTCGACCGCGACGACCCGAACAGCGTCGGTTCCTCGCGCTTCCATCTGGTGCGCGCGGTCGAGGCGGCGCTCAAGCGCCTGGGCACCGACTACATCGACCTGTTCCAGCTGCACGGCTTCGACGCCAAGACGCCGGTGGAGGAAACCCTGTCCACGCTCGACGACCTGGTCCGCGCCGGCAAGCTCCGCTACCTGGGCGTATCCAACTTCTCCGGCTGGCACCTGATGAAGTCGCTGGCGGTGTCCGACCGCTATGGCTGGTCGCGCTACGTCGCCAATCAGGCCTACTACTCGCTGATCGGCCGCGACTACGAAGAGGAGCTGATGCCGCTGGGCCTGGACCAGGGCGTCGGCGCGGTGGTGTGGAGCCCGCTGGGCTGGGGCCGGCTGACCGGCAAGATCCGCCGCGGCCAGCCGCTGCCGGACAGCAGCCGCCTGCACAACAGCAAGGTCACCGAGGCCGGCCCGCCGGTCGAGGACGAGCGCCTGTACCGGGTGGTCGACGCGCTGGACGCGATCGCCGCCGAGACCGGCAAGAGCGTGCCGCAGATCGCGCTGAACTGGCTGCTGCAGCGGCCCACGGTGAGCAGCGTCATCATCGGCGCGCGCAACGAGGAGCAGCTGCGGCAGAACCTGGGCGCGGTCGGCTGGAACCTCGACGCCGCGCAGATGCAGCGGCTGGACGCGGCCAGCGCGGCGGTGCCGGCGTACCCGTACTGGCACCAGCGCGGCTTCGCCGAACGCAATCCGCGGCCGGTGTGA
- a CDS encoding zinc-binding alcohol dehydrogenase family protein, with amino-acid sequence MKAVALTRYLPIDDPQSLFDADLPRPPAPTGFDLLVRVEAVSVNPVDTKVRAPKPQVEAQPKVLGYDAAGVVEAVGADVEGFAPGDEVYYAGDITRAGSNAQYQLVDARIVARKPATLDFAQAAALPLTTLTAWELLFQRMPFDFDDERNRGRRLLVIGGAGGVGSIAIQLARHAGFEVIATASRQQTRDWCLQLGARHVIDHRQPLAPQLQALGIDQVDAALNLADTDRYWEALGELVAPQGHVGLIVEPAGALHIGDPYKAKCIGIHWEMMFARARFKTADMIEQHRILARTASLVDAGELRTTLTETLAPIDAANLRDAHRRLESGSTIGKLALVGWG; translated from the coding sequence ATGAAAGCCGTCGCCCTCACCCGTTACCTGCCGATCGACGATCCGCAGTCGCTGTTCGATGCGGACCTGCCCAGGCCGCCCGCGCCCACCGGTTTCGACCTGCTGGTGCGGGTCGAGGCGGTGTCGGTCAATCCGGTCGACACCAAGGTGCGCGCGCCCAAGCCGCAGGTGGAAGCGCAGCCCAAGGTGCTGGGCTACGACGCCGCCGGCGTGGTCGAGGCGGTCGGCGCCGACGTCGAGGGCTTCGCGCCGGGCGACGAGGTGTACTACGCCGGCGACATCACCCGTGCCGGCAGCAACGCGCAATACCAGCTGGTGGATGCGCGCATCGTCGCGCGCAAGCCGGCGACGCTGGATTTCGCCCAGGCCGCGGCGCTGCCGCTGACCACGCTGACCGCATGGGAGCTGCTGTTCCAGCGCATGCCGTTCGACTTCGACGACGAGCGCAACCGCGGCCGCCGCCTGCTGGTGATCGGCGGCGCCGGCGGGGTCGGCTCGATCGCGATCCAGCTGGCGCGGCACGCCGGCTTCGAGGTCATCGCCACCGCCTCGCGCCAGCAGACCCGCGACTGGTGCCTGCAGCTGGGCGCGCGGCACGTGATCGACCACCGCCAGCCGCTGGCGCCGCAGCTGCAGGCATTGGGCATCGACCAGGTGGACGCGGCGTTGAACCTGGCCGACACCGACCGCTACTGGGAGGCGCTCGGCGAACTGGTGGCGCCGCAAGGCCATGTCGGGCTGATCGTGGAACCGGCCGGCGCGCTGCACATCGGCGATCCGTACAAGGCCAAGTGCATCGGCATCCACTGGGAAATGATGTTCGCGCGGGCGCGCTTCAAGACCGCCGACATGATCGAGCAGCACCGGATCCTGGCGCGCACCGCCAGCCTGGTCGATGCCGGCGAACTGCGCACCACGCTGACCGAGACGCTGGCGCCGATCGACGCGGCAAACCTGCGCGACGCGCACCGGCGGCTGGAATCGGGCAGCACCATCGGCAAGCTGGCACTGGTCGGCTGGGGCTGA
- a CDS encoding NADPH-dependent 2,4-dienoyl-CoA reductase, with product MSPASGQPDPSSAAYPHLFAPLDLGFTQLRNRVLMGSMHTGLEDRARDFPKLAAYFAERAAGGAGLIVTGGFAPNVVGWLKPFGGKLSWPWEVRPHRQVTRAVHAHGAKICLQLLHAGRYAYHPLSVAPSKLKAPINPFTPRALSARGVERQIGAYARAAQLAREAGYDGVEVMGSEGYLINEFVAPRSNRRDDAWGGDARRRMRFAVEIVRRIREACGPDFIIVYRLSLVDLVEDGSDWQEIVAQAQAIEAAGATLINSGIGWHEARVPTIATSVPRAAFAGVTAKLKPHVRVPLIATNRINMPDVAERILADGGADMVSLARPLLADPQWPNKARRGQAQAINTCIACNQACLDHVFENKTASCLVNPRAAAETELNYLPTAAPKRIAVVGAGPAGLACATVAAERGHRVTLFDSAAEIGGQFNVAKRIPGKEEFHETLRYFRHQLDATGVDVRLHTTADAALLAGFDEVVLATGIVPRAVDFPGADHPNVVSYLDVLQGRVQAADKVAIIGAGGIGFDVGEFLVHAGASTALDPARWMAEWGVDPQFEARGALRKPRPEPPARTVWLLQRSAGRPGARLGKTTGWIHRATLKAKGVTMLGGVEYLGMDDAGLRIRVDGAEQLLPVGTVVVCAGQEPRRDLHDALQAAGRTVHLIGGADVAAELDAKRAIAQGSRLAAQL from the coding sequence ATGTCGCCCGCCTCCGGCCAGCCCGACCCGTCCTCCGCCGCCTATCCGCACCTGTTCGCCCCGCTCGACCTGGGCTTCACCCAACTGCGCAACCGGGTGCTGATGGGCTCGATGCATACCGGCCTGGAGGATCGCGCGCGCGACTTCCCCAAGCTGGCCGCGTATTTCGCCGAGCGCGCCGCCGGCGGCGCCGGGCTGATCGTCACCGGCGGCTTCGCGCCGAATGTGGTCGGCTGGCTGAAGCCGTTCGGCGGCAAGCTGTCCTGGCCATGGGAAGTGCGCCCGCACCGGCAGGTGACCCGCGCGGTGCATGCGCACGGCGCCAAGATCTGCCTGCAGCTGCTGCATGCCGGACGCTATGCCTACCACCCGTTGTCGGTGGCGCCGTCGAAGCTGAAGGCGCCGATCAATCCATTCACGCCGCGCGCGCTGTCCGCGCGCGGGGTCGAGCGCCAGATCGGCGCCTACGCGCGGGCCGCGCAGCTGGCGCGCGAGGCCGGCTACGACGGCGTGGAGGTGATGGGCTCGGAAGGCTATCTGATCAACGAGTTCGTGGCCCCGCGCAGCAACCGCCGCGACGACGCCTGGGGCGGCGACGCGCGCAGGCGCATGCGCTTCGCGGTGGAGATCGTGCGCCGCATCCGCGAGGCGTGCGGACCGGACTTCATCATCGTCTACCGGCTGTCGCTGGTGGACCTGGTCGAGGACGGCAGCGACTGGCAGGAGATCGTGGCGCAGGCGCAGGCGATCGAGGCCGCCGGCGCGACGCTGATCAACTCCGGCATCGGCTGGCACGAGGCGCGCGTGCCGACCATCGCCACCTCGGTGCCGCGCGCCGCCTTCGCCGGCGTCACCGCCAAGCTCAAGCCGCACGTGCGGGTGCCGCTGATCGCCACCAACCGCATCAACATGCCCGACGTGGCCGAACGCATCCTCGCCGATGGCGGCGCCGACATGGTGTCGCTGGCGCGGCCGCTGCTGGCCGATCCGCAATGGCCGAACAAGGCGCGGCGCGGCCAGGCGCAGGCGATCAACACCTGCATCGCCTGCAACCAGGCGTGCCTGGACCACGTGTTCGAGAACAAGACCGCAAGTTGCCTGGTCAATCCGCGCGCGGCGGCCGAGACCGAACTGAACTACCTGCCCACCGCCGCGCCCAAGCGCATCGCCGTGGTCGGCGCCGGCCCGGCCGGACTGGCCTGCGCGACGGTGGCCGCCGAGCGCGGCCACCGCGTGACCCTGTTCGACAGCGCCGCGGAGATCGGCGGCCAGTTCAACGTGGCCAAGCGCATTCCCGGCAAGGAGGAATTCCACGAGACGCTGCGCTATTTCCGTCACCAGCTCGACGCCACCGGCGTGGACGTACGCCTGCACACCACCGCCGACGCGGCGCTGCTGGCCGGCTTCGACGAGGTGGTGCTGGCCACCGGCATCGTGCCGCGCGCGGTCGATTTCCCGGGCGCCGACCATCCCAACGTGGTCAGCTATCTCGACGTGCTGCAGGGCCGGGTGCAGGCCGCGGACAAGGTCGCGATCATCGGCGCCGGCGGCATCGGTTTCGACGTGGGCGAATTCCTGGTGCATGCCGGCGCGTCCACCGCCCTGGACCCGGCGCGCTGGATGGCCGAATGGGGCGTGGATCCGCAGTTCGAGGCACGCGGCGCGCTACGCAAGCCGCGGCCGGAGCCGCCGGCGCGCACGGTGTGGCTGCTGCAGCGCAGCGCCGGCCGTCCCGGTGCACGCCTGGGCAAGACCACCGGCTGGATCCATCGCGCCACGCTCAAGGCCAAGGGCGTGACCATGCTCGGCGGGGTCGAGTACCTGGGCATGGACGATGCCGGCCTGCGCATTCGCGTGGACGGCGCCGAACAACTGTTGCCGGTCGGCACAGTGGTGGTCTGCGCCGGCCAGGAACCGCGCCGCGATCTGCACGATGCGTTGCAGGCGGCCGGCCGCACGGTGCACCTGATCGGCGGTGCCGACGTCGCCGCGGAACTGGACGCCAAGCGCGCGATTGCCCAGGGCAGCCGCCTGGCGGCGCAGCTCTAG
- a CDS encoding Rap1a/Tai family immunity protein, with amino-acid sequence MEESKPYRQAARRAHRVVCGVACRSRTARARAVAALIALCPLAAGNAMPVTAAPAQSPNAAVYDLSGERLLQLLKGDPQAVAGLEPQRAERRRQQASAAAQHYIAGVADGAEGTQWCAGGTRVLRHELADRVCTALDALPPAQLQQRASLLVIQALRASFPCAR; translated from the coding sequence GTGGAGGAATCCAAGCCGTATCGCCAAGCTGCACGGCGCGCGCATCGCGTCGTGTGCGGTGTCGCGTGTCGAAGCCGCACTGCGCGTGCACGTGCCGTTGCAGCACTGATCGCGCTTTGTCCGCTGGCGGCGGGGAACGCCATGCCTGTCACGGCGGCGCCAGCGCAAAGTCCGAACGCCGCGGTCTATGACCTCTCCGGGGAGCGCCTGCTGCAACTGCTGAAGGGAGATCCGCAGGCCGTTGCCGGGTTGGAACCGCAGCGCGCCGAACGCCGTCGCCAGCAGGCCAGCGCAGCGGCGCAGCATTACATCGCAGGCGTCGCCGATGGCGCCGAGGGCACGCAATGGTGCGCCGGCGGCACGCGCGTGTTGCGGCACGAACTGGCCGATCGCGTGTGCACCGCGCTCGACGCATTGCCGCCGGCACAGCTGCAACAGCGCGCTTCGCTGCTGGTGATCCAGGCGTTGCGCGCGTCCTTCCCCTGCGCCAGGTAA
- a CDS encoding cell wall hydrolase: MKLAWILWLSQLLPQPAADSLCLSTTVYLEARDQTLRGQQAVAEVALRRLDSGLWGNSMCQVVTARKQFAPGLVKPGTELKNDDAWADAVNVAFAAERNWALPQGQRKEIVPGASHFAAHAIASPSWRNAYQVATIGDHTFYRVQKLRPRNAS, translated from the coding sequence ATGAAACTGGCCTGGATTCTCTGGCTGTCGCAACTGTTGCCGCAACCTGCCGCCGATTCGCTGTGCTTGAGCACCACCGTGTACCTGGAAGCGCGCGACCAGACGTTGCGCGGCCAGCAGGCGGTCGCCGAAGTGGCGCTGCGGCGCCTGGACAGCGGCCTGTGGGGCAACTCGATGTGCCAGGTGGTCACCGCGCGCAAGCAGTTCGCGCCCGGGCTGGTGAAACCGGGCACCGAACTGAAGAACGACGACGCCTGGGCCGATGCGGTCAACGTCGCCTTCGCCGCCGAGCGCAACTGGGCGCTGCCGCAGGGCCAGCGCAAGGAGATCGTGCCCGGCGCCAGCCACTTCGCCGCGCATGCCATCGCCAGTCCGAGCTGGCGCAACGCCTACCAGGTGGCGACGATCGGCGACCACACGTTCTACCGCGTGCAGAAGCTGCGGCCGCGCAACGCGTCCTGA
- a CDS encoding glutathione binding-like protein has product MKLYSKPGACSLADHIALRWAGLPFELELLDAAAMKAPEYLALNPAGAVPALQMDDWVLTQNSAILNYIADLAPDAQLAGDGSARGRAEVQRWLAFLNADLHPAFHPLFGSTRYLDDAVVIARTQEHARERLRTLYARVDAQLATQPWLAGAQRSIADAYLFVTLRWARALKIELGANLQRFFERMMADPQVQAALHAEGLG; this is encoded by the coding sequence ATGAAACTCTATTCCAAGCCCGGCGCCTGTTCGCTGGCCGACCACATCGCGTTGCGCTGGGCGGGATTGCCGTTCGAACTGGAACTGCTCGACGCCGCCGCGATGAAGGCGCCCGAGTATCTGGCCCTCAACCCGGCCGGCGCGGTGCCGGCGCTGCAGATGGACGACTGGGTACTGACCCAGAACTCGGCGATCCTCAACTACATCGCCGATCTCGCCCCCGACGCGCAGTTGGCCGGCGATGGCAGCGCGCGCGGCCGCGCCGAAGTGCAGCGCTGGCTGGCCTTCCTCAACGCCGACCTGCATCCCGCCTTCCATCCCTTGTTCGGCAGCACCCGCTACCTGGACGACGCGGTGGTGATCGCGCGCACCCAGGAGCATGCGCGCGAGCGCCTGCGCACGCTGTATGCGCGCGTGGACGCGCAGCTGGCAACGCAGCCGTGGCTCGCCGGCGCGCAGCGTTCGATCGCCGATGCCTATCTGTTCGTCACGCTGCGCTGGGCGCGCGCGCTGAAGATCGAACTCGGCGCTAACCTGCAGCGTTTCTTCGAACGCATGATGGCCGATCCGCAGGTGCAGGCGGCGCTGCATGCCGAAGGCCTGGGCTGA